In a genomic window of candidate division WOR-3 bacterium:
- a CDS encoding C25 family cysteine peptidase, which translates to MGLRVFLLLLFSVGLVFGRVEIIRSDSRGVVVSYYPGKMKVTSIGGRTQIEFEDAEPVAVFGEYDLPARVIRLGIAQQGHVRLNFRVHEGGTIPDAEPPTVDFIPFETDRQPEPEDRLRSGIFPASPVAIDSPQFLRSVRFVTLRFNPVQYDARRRKLVWFDRIEAELEFEQPAVNNPRSEPLDEAIEQLLANGEVAKNWKIDFDSQGQNPFDHFPFWLKVVVDSTGIYRITGQELAQAGVGLSGLDPRTIGLWTVRRNFQTGNYPDTFNPVALMITGTEDGRFDSNDTLIFYALGSDYWMSDCSTPVHNLYTGENVYWLTWGAGSGRRIPGGFGPDTAGTTVRWQERDVLHQEVDADCPARAGLLWIWATLNKPADRTSTSFTCRLDLKYPVQIERIRGRLYNETAQNDIEVLFNNRSVLRFQFAQSPYPAPYDFVVDSLLPADFRTNILELRLSGNGEKKVHLDYLQVRYRRRLSLATGPLSFYVDDTGRFRFRIIDVPARPLILDVTDPDNPRAILDFEFHGDTAQFCYQIRKTTLFAIAAPQQLRRVKRLELKRPGRLWAGPPADYYIITPREFLPAASELARYRNGRIPGVSNGRAEVVVLEDIYDDFNFGLSEPRAVKRFLQEKRPGYVLLVGDATYDYRNNLRRTQTPGVPAYEIGEGFNPESGDRRTLALDAWYADLEGEGASPDLILGRVCVRSGYELREYVRKVIEYENQPAGYWHRRFLLLADDEYQRYPDRPDELRFRHIEQCEGIGVMAGERFDLVKVYLTEFPFLGPKSKPGANQELMRQLNLGALVWFFFGHGSAFALTHEEVLTVTRLSDISNGNRVPFCFMGSCSVGRFDDTRQECIAEELVRMSGGAIACVAASTATPSGNNLVFARNLLAPLLSAGDTARSIGFCFFQAWPTDRSYHLFGDPAVRLQIPRLNPEPPVLKPETLATGSRFRVRSLLAVEKANTEWRLFGPVLNRTYNSPLGISATYPLPGAELARGNFRLKDGRFYCEGIFPRGIVADTIFTGNGYYAPLSGSCRFSAVLATDSGPLGVLRDRIEFTTALTPASDSTGPSVVFRYQGRMLRDDDLVPADALLEIVLEDPSGILLAPIPGMEPVLMVNDYRNTIPLADRLIFDDSSYSRCRCRVQLHLEGPQDSIFVSAADNLLNSSRIGLRLRPVVSGVLKLDSVLVYPNPVRRTAFFTFTLSQPAAVRVRIWTLSGRLVRDLGILPCGFGYNQIFWDGNDGQGVPVANGIYLFTVTAEFRNGTDVQRVAVRDKLLVQR; encoded by the coding sequence ATGGGATTGCGGGTTTTCCTGCTGTTATTATTTTCTGTCGGGCTCGTCTTCGGCAGAGTGGAAATAATTCGTTCGGACAGCAGAGGGGTGGTGGTCAGTTATTATCCCGGAAAGATGAAGGTTACATCAATCGGCGGGAGGACGCAGATTGAATTTGAGGATGCGGAACCGGTTGCAGTATTTGGAGAGTATGATCTGCCGGCACGGGTTATCCGGCTGGGTATTGCTCAGCAGGGTCATGTGCGGTTGAATTTCCGGGTGCACGAGGGAGGGACGATTCCGGATGCTGAGCCGCCAACAGTAGATTTCATTCCCTTTGAGACAGACAGGCAACCGGAGCCAGAGGACCGGCTGCGGTCTGGTATCTTCCCCGCCAGCCCGGTTGCGATTGATTCGCCCCAGTTCCTGCGTTCGGTCCGGTTTGTTACATTGCGGTTCAATCCGGTTCAGTATGACGCCCGGCGCCGGAAACTGGTCTGGTTTGACCGGATTGAAGCGGAGCTGGAGTTTGAGCAGCCCGCAGTTAACAATCCCCGGTCCGAGCCGCTCGATGAGGCAATAGAGCAACTGCTGGCAAACGGCGAGGTGGCGAAAAACTGGAAGATTGATTTCGATTCACAGGGGCAGAACCCCTTTGACCACTTTCCTTTCTGGCTCAAGGTGGTGGTCGATTCCACCGGTATTTACCGGATCACCGGCCAGGAACTGGCACAAGCCGGAGTTGGGTTAAGCGGACTTGACCCCAGAACTATCGGATTGTGGACCGTGCGCCGTAATTTCCAGACCGGGAATTATCCTGATACCTTCAATCCGGTCGCGCTGATGATTACCGGTACTGAGGACGGCCGGTTTGATTCCAATGACACCCTGATTTTCTATGCGCTTGGTTCCGACTACTGGATGAGTGACTGTTCCACCCCTGTCCACAATCTTTATACCGGCGAAAATGTATACTGGCTTACCTGGGGTGCAGGTTCAGGCCGGCGCATTCCCGGCGGTTTCGGACCTGATACCGCGGGTACCACGGTCCGCTGGCAGGAACGGGATGTACTGCATCAGGAGGTTGATGCAGACTGCCCGGCGCGTGCCGGGCTTTTGTGGATCTGGGCGACACTGAACAAACCGGCAGACCGGACCAGCACATCGTTTACCTGCAGGCTGGACCTGAAATATCCGGTTCAGATTGAACGCATCCGGGGCAGGCTGTATAACGAGACCGCCCAGAACGACATTGAGGTGCTGTTCAACAACCGTTCTGTTTTGAGGTTTCAGTTTGCTCAGTCGCCCTATCCGGCGCCGTATGATTTTGTCGTTGACTCTTTACTGCCCGCTGACTTCCGGACGAACATTCTGGAACTGCGCCTGAGCGGAAATGGCGAAAAGAAGGTGCACCTTGATTATCTACAGGTCAGATACCGGCGCCGGCTCTCGCTGGCAACCGGACCGCTCAGCTTTTACGTTGATGATACCGGCAGATTCCGGTTCCGGATCATTGATGTCCCGGCGCGACCGCTGATTCTGGATGTTACTGACCCGGACAATCCGCGGGCGATTCTCGATTTTGAGTTTCATGGTGACACCGCTCAATTCTGCTATCAGATTCGGAAAACAACCCTTTTCGCCATTGCCGCACCGCAGCAGCTGCGCCGGGTTAAACGGCTCGAGTTGAAGCGGCCCGGCAGGCTCTGGGCAGGACCGCCGGCCGATTATTACATTATCACCCCGCGGGAGTTTCTGCCCGCTGCGAGCGAGCTCGCCCGTTACCGGAATGGCAGGATACCGGGAGTCAGCAATGGACGGGCTGAGGTGGTGGTGCTCGAGGATATCTATGATGACTTCAATTTCGGACTCAGTGAACCCCGGGCGGTCAAGCGGTTTCTGCAGGAGAAGCGTCCCGGATATGTGCTGCTGGTCGGCGATGCCACCTATGATTACCGGAACAATCTGAGAAGGACACAGACGCCGGGTGTGCCCGCTTATGAAATTGGCGAGGGGTTCAATCCTGAATCCGGAGACCGCCGGACACTGGCGCTTGATGCCTGGTATGCGGACCTGGAGGGTGAAGGTGCAAGTCCGGATCTGATTTTAGGCCGGGTGTGTGTCCGCTCCGGATACGAGCTGCGGGAATATGTCCGGAAGGTGATTGAGTATGAGAATCAGCCCGCCGGCTACTGGCACAGGCGTTTTCTCCTGCTGGCAGACGATGAATACCAGCGCTATCCGGACCGGCCGGACGAACTTCGCTTTCGACACATCGAACAGTGTGAGGGAATAGGGGTGATGGCTGGAGAGCGGTTTGATCTCGTAAAGGTTTATCTTACTGAATTCCCTTTTCTCGGTCCCAAAAGCAAGCCGGGTGCCAATCAGGAGCTGATGCGGCAGTTGAATCTCGGAGCACTCGTCTGGTTTTTCTTCGGTCACGGCTCGGCATTTGCCCTGACCCACGAGGAGGTCCTGACTGTGACCCGGCTTTCGGACATCAGCAACGGCAACCGGGTGCCGTTCTGCTTCATGGGCAGCTGTTCAGTGGGCAGGTTTGATGACACCCGGCAGGAGTGCATTGCTGAGGAGCTGGTGCGGATGTCCGGCGGTGCGATTGCCTGTGTTGCCGCTTCAACCGCCACACCTTCCGGAAATAACCTGGTCTTTGCCCGCAATCTGCTGGCACCACTGCTCAGTGCGGGCGATACCGCACGCAGTATCGGATTCTGCTTCTTTCAAGCCTGGCCTACAGACCGGAGCTACCATCTCTTCGGTGATCCGGCAGTCAGACTGCAGATTCCGCGCCTTAATCCGGAACCGCCGGTGCTCAAACCTGAGACGCTGGCAACCGGCAGCAGGTTCCGGGTGCGCTCACTGCTGGCAGTGGAGAAGGCAAACACCGAATGGCGACTGTTCGGTCCGGTCCTGAACCGGACCTACAATTCGCCGCTGGGCATAAGTGCCACTTATCCTCTGCCCGGTGCGGAGCTGGCACGGGGCAATTTCCGGTTGAAGGACGGCAGATTTTACTGCGAAGGTATTTTCCCGCGGGGAATTGTCGCAGACACGATATTTACCGGTAACGGATATTATGCACCACTGTCCGGTTCCTGCCGGTTCAGTGCGGTCCTTGCTACCGATTCCGGTCCGCTGGGTGTTTTAAGGGACAGAATTGAGTTTACAACCGCCCTGACCCCGGCGTCAGACAGCACCGGGCCAAGCGTTGTATTCCGTTACCAGGGCAGGATGCTGAGAGATGATGATTTAGTGCCGGCAGATGCACTGCTGGAGATTGTGCTTGAGGACCCTTCCGGGATTCTGCTTGCACCGATTCCCGGTATGGAACCGGTGCTGATGGTTAATGATTACCGGAATACAATACCGCTTGCGGACCGACTGATCTTTGACGACAGCTCCTATTCCCGCTGCCGTTGCCGGGTGCAGTTGCACCTTGAGGGTCCGCAGGATTCTATTTTTGTTTCAGCTGCGGACAACCTCCTGAACTCCAGCCGGATCGGGTTGCGGCTCAGACCGGTGGTCTCCGGTGTGCTGAAACTGGATTCGGTCCTGGTCTATCCCAATCCGGTCCGGCGCACCGCATTCTTCACCTTTACCCTCAGCCAGCCGGCA